In Mycolicibacterium phocaicum, one DNA window encodes the following:
- a CDS encoding WXG100 family type VII secretion target produces the protein MGQLEVEVSALMAASARFKDAAQRLQDGLSSVDLETTQLLGSGWKGGAATAFGTAWDGWHNGAGQVVRGLQSMGDMLSLAGKEYAKTDSDSAAALQSAMGGGGAAAGGGGSGGSPGSGAGSGSGAGAAQSGSSPGGAGGAEQLASLAQQMVGALGQVGQLGQGLSQAVGQAAQLATGIVQASTQAAAQDQQGGAASAGEDGADDGTTGGNEDDRDKAEKEKAEAEKDRGSETDGAAGPSAEQPGLKAPIVDGLSESTAPAGPQPARPQTRPADGREV, from the coding sequence ATGGGGCAGCTCGAAGTTGAAGTGTCGGCGTTGATGGCAGCCTCGGCACGTTTCAAAGACGCGGCGCAGCGACTGCAGGACGGGCTTTCCAGCGTGGATTTGGAAACCACGCAGTTACTGGGATCGGGATGGAAGGGCGGCGCGGCAACAGCTTTCGGGACAGCATGGGACGGCTGGCACAACGGCGCGGGCCAGGTTGTGCGCGGTTTGCAGTCGATGGGTGACATGCTGTCGCTGGCCGGCAAGGAATACGCCAAGACCGACTCGGACAGCGCGGCAGCGCTGCAGTCGGCGATGGGCGGCGGCGGTGCTGCTGCCGGCGGAGGTGGTTCCGGCGGTAGCCCGGGCTCCGGTGCCGGGTCCGGTTCGGGTGCCGGTGCGGCCCAGTCCGGTAGTTCGCCTGGCGGCGCTGGTGGAGCTGAGCAGTTGGCGAGTCTGGCCCAGCAGATGGTGGGCGCGCTGGGGCAGGTCGGCCAGTTGGGCCAAGGGTTGTCCCAGGCCGTAGGACAGGCCGCCCAGTTGGCGACCGGGATCGTGCAGGCCTCGACGCAAGCTGCGGCGCAGGACCAACAAGGTGGCGCGGCGTCCGCTGGCGAGGATGGTGCCGACGACGGCACGACCGGCGGCAACGAAGACGACAGGGACAAGGCCGAGAAGGAGAAAGCCGAAGCCGAGAAGGATCGCGGCAGCGAAACCGATGGCGCGGCAGGGCCATCGGCTGAGCAACCGGGGCTGAAAGCCCCCATCGTCGATGGGCTGTCCGAATCCACAGCGCCCGCCGGCCCACAGCCGGCCCGGCCGCAGACGCGACCCGCTGATGGCCGGGAGGTGTGA
- a CDS encoding WXG100 family type VII secretion target — protein sequence MLVVDFAAMEGAITHLEQFGKSVQEVLEDVDQAMAVLHATWHGEASDAQAQFQQQWEDGARLMNEQLTKLKDVLAGAKKNYTDAASRNGEMWD from the coding sequence GTGCTTGTCGTCGATTTCGCGGCAATGGAGGGCGCGATCACCCATCTGGAGCAGTTCGGGAAATCCGTCCAGGAAGTGTTGGAGGACGTCGACCAGGCGATGGCGGTGTTGCACGCCACCTGGCATGGCGAGGCCTCGGACGCCCAGGCCCAGTTTCAGCAGCAGTGGGAGGACGGCGCTCGCCTGATGAACGAGCAGCTGACGAAGTTGAAGGACGTTCTGGCCGGGGCGAAGAAGAACTACACCGACGCTGCCTCCCGAAACGGAGAGATGTGGGATTAG
- a CDS encoding ComF family protein, which translates to MLDLVLPVECGGCGAPATRWCPACAAELTVRPDEPHVVTPREDPGVPVFALGRYAGARRRAVVGIKEHGRTDLVVPLADAVAAALRTLITWGLIVPPLTVVPAPTRSLAARRRGGDPVAKIARAAAAALPGVTVQPALVMRAFTRDSVGLSSAQRQRNIRGRVRQRTPVAGETVVFDDVVTTGTTAAEAVRVLQTSGAQVAAVLAIAHA; encoded by the coding sequence ATGCTCGACCTGGTCCTGCCCGTCGAATGCGGTGGCTGTGGCGCACCGGCGACCCGCTGGTGTCCCGCCTGCGCGGCCGAACTGACGGTCCGTCCCGACGAGCCGCACGTCGTCACGCCGCGTGAGGATCCGGGCGTGCCCGTCTTCGCGCTCGGGCGCTACGCCGGGGCCAGAAGGCGGGCCGTCGTCGGGATCAAGGAGCACGGCCGCACCGATCTGGTCGTGCCGCTGGCCGACGCGGTCGCGGCTGCCCTGCGCACCCTGATCACCTGGGGCCTGATCGTGCCGCCGCTCACGGTGGTGCCGGCCCCGACCAGATCGCTGGCCGCGCGCAGACGCGGCGGCGACCCCGTCGCGAAGATCGCCCGCGCCGCGGCCGCGGCTCTCCCGGGAGTGACGGTCCAGCCGGCGTTGGTCATGCGGGCCTTCACCAGAGACTCCGTCGGCCTCTCCAGCGCGCAACGACAGCGCAACATCCGCGGCCGGGTTCGGCAGCGCACACCGGTGGCGGGGGAGACCGTCGTGTTCGACGATGTGGTGACGACCGGTACGACGGCGGCCGAGGCCGTTCGGGTCCTGCAAACATCCGGAGCACAGGTGGCGGCGGTGCTCGCAATAGCACACGCGTGA
- the ppk2 gene encoding polyphosphate kinase 2: protein MASRKARKIPNEVYEAEIFRLQTELVKLQEWVRATGARIVIVFEGRDAAGKGGTIKRITEYLSPRIARVAALPAPSDRERGEWYYQRYIAHLPAKGEIVLFDRSWYNRAGVEKVMGFCTPQEHALFLRQTPIFEQMLIDDGIILRKYWFSVSDGEQLKRFRSRLNDPVRQWKLSPMDLESVYRWEDYSRAKDEMMVHCDTPQSPWFVVESDIKKHARLNMIAHLLSTIPYEPVDHPKVELPERPVITGTYIRPSRELTTYVPDHVAELMGDPERSL from the coding sequence ATGGCGTCCAGGAAGGCCCGCAAGATTCCCAACGAGGTGTACGAAGCCGAGATCTTCCGGCTGCAGACCGAGTTGGTGAAGCTGCAGGAGTGGGTGCGTGCCACCGGTGCCCGCATCGTCATCGTCTTCGAGGGGCGCGATGCCGCGGGCAAGGGCGGCACCATCAAGCGCATCACCGAATACCTGAGTCCGCGTATCGCGCGCGTCGCGGCGCTGCCGGCGCCGAGCGACCGGGAGCGGGGCGAGTGGTACTACCAGCGCTACATCGCGCACCTGCCGGCGAAAGGCGAGATCGTGCTGTTCGACCGGTCCTGGTATAACCGGGCCGGCGTCGAAAAGGTGATGGGGTTCTGCACCCCGCAGGAGCACGCGCTGTTCCTGCGGCAGACCCCGATCTTCGAGCAGATGCTGATCGATGACGGCATCATCCTGCGCAAGTACTGGTTCTCGGTGTCCGATGGCGAACAGCTGAAGCGGTTCCGGTCGCGCCTGAACGACCCCGTCCGGCAGTGGAAGCTCTCGCCCATGGACCTCGAATCGGTGTATCGCTGGGAGGACTACTCGCGGGCCAAGGACGAGATGATGGTCCACTGCGACACCCCGCAGAGCCCGTGGTTCGTCGTCGAATCCGATATCAAGAAGCACGCGCGGCTGAACATGATCGCGCATCTGCTGTCGACGATCCCGTACGAGCCGGTCGACCATCCGAAGGTGGAGCTGCCGGAGCGTCCGGTCATCACCGGGACGTACATCCGGCCCTCACGCGAACTCACCACCTATGTGCCAGATCACGTGGCCGAGCTGATGGGCGATCCCGAGAGATCCCTCTAG
- a CDS encoding DUF6912 family protein, whose product MVRVYIPATLAMLSQLVADGVMPARSGTAFAVTPTLREAYAHGDEDELGEIALQEAALASLRLLAGEGVGEEAGLPPRRAVLVAEAEEVTVRPDLDDAVVRLAGPVKLADVIAAYVDNSAAEPAVLAAVAVVDAADLGDEDAELTVGDAQDHDLAWYAAQELPFLLELL is encoded by the coding sequence CTGGTGCGTGTCTATATTCCGGCGACCCTGGCGATGCTGTCGCAACTCGTGGCAGACGGGGTGATGCCGGCCCGCAGCGGTACTGCGTTCGCCGTGACGCCGACGTTGCGTGAGGCCTACGCGCACGGCGACGAGGACGAGCTCGGCGAGATCGCGCTGCAGGAAGCCGCGCTGGCGTCACTGCGGCTGCTGGCCGGCGAAGGGGTCGGCGAGGAAGCCGGGTTGCCGCCGCGGCGGGCGGTGCTGGTGGCCGAGGCCGAAGAAGTGACGGTTCGCCCGGATCTGGACGACGCGGTGGTGCGCCTGGCCGGGCCGGTCAAGCTGGCCGACGTGATCGCGGCGTACGTCGACAACTCGGCGGCCGAGCCGGCGGTGCTTGCTGCGGTGGCCGTCGTCGACGCCGCCGACCTCGGTGACGAGGACGCCGAGCTCACTGTCGGAGATGCTCAGGATCATGATCTGGCGTGGTACGCCGCTCAGGAGTTACCGTTTTTGTTGGAGCTTCTATAG
- a CDS encoding WS/DGAT/MGAT family O-acyltransferase: MVTRLSASDASFYGLEDSSTPMYVGTLSILRKPRAGLSYETLLATVEARLPQIPRYRQKVREVTLGLARPVWVDDRDFDITYHIRRSALPSPGSDAQLHDLVARLGSRPLDKTRPLWEMCLVEGLSDNRLAIYTKTHQALVNGMTALEIGHVIADRTQKPPEFGEDIWIPGREPSDASLLLGAIGEWITRPTAQLAAVQSAAADMISSTEQFVEAGRRVIDMARTLVRGTAPSSPLNATVSRNRRFTVAKHELEEYRQLRTRFDCDVNDVVLSVVTGALRNWLMSRGQSVSTGLTVRAMAPMSVYPETDHLETAGPGQAISEVTPFLVDLPVGENNALVRLSQIAHATETQATTTTPVDARTIVTLSGFAPPTLHAMGTRVATSFPARQFNLLITNVPGAQKQMYVAGTKLLDTYAVPPLLNNQVLALGITSYNGSLYYGINADREAMSDVDVFPSLLREALDELREVAR; the protein is encoded by the coding sequence ATGGTGACCCGGTTGTCGGCGTCGGACGCGTCGTTCTACGGGCTGGAAGACTCATCGACACCCATGTACGTCGGGACGCTGTCCATTCTGCGTAAGCCGCGGGCCGGCCTGAGCTACGAGACGCTGCTGGCGACCGTCGAGGCCAGGCTGCCGCAGATCCCGCGCTACCGGCAGAAGGTCCGCGAGGTCACGCTCGGCCTGGCCCGGCCGGTCTGGGTCGACGACCGCGACTTCGACATCACCTATCACATCCGGCGCTCGGCGCTGCCGTCCCCGGGCAGTGACGCTCAGCTTCATGATCTGGTGGCCCGGCTGGGCTCGCGACCGCTGGACAAGACCCGGCCGTTGTGGGAGATGTGCCTGGTCGAAGGCCTCTCTGACAATCGCCTGGCGATCTACACCAAGACCCACCAGGCGCTCGTCAACGGCATGACGGCGCTGGAGATTGGGCACGTCATCGCCGACCGCACGCAGAAGCCGCCCGAGTTCGGCGAGGACATCTGGATCCCGGGCCGCGAACCCAGCGACGCCTCGCTGCTGCTGGGCGCCATCGGGGAGTGGATCACACGCCCGACGGCACAGCTGGCCGCCGTGCAGTCGGCGGCGGCGGACATGATCTCCAGCACCGAACAGTTCGTCGAGGCCGGCCGGCGCGTCATCGACATGGCCCGCACGCTGGTCCGGGGCACCGCCCCGAGCAGTCCGCTGAACGCCACCGTGTCCCGCAACCGGCGATTCACCGTCGCCAAACACGAGCTGGAGGAGTACCGCCAGCTACGGACGCGCTTCGACTGCGACGTCAACGACGTGGTGCTGTCGGTGGTGACCGGCGCGCTGCGGAACTGGCTGATGTCCCGCGGTCAATCGGTGTCGACGGGCCTGACAGTGCGGGCCATGGCGCCGATGTCTGTCTATCCCGAAACCGACCATCTGGAGACCGCCGGCCCCGGCCAGGCGATCAGCGAGGTGACACCGTTCCTGGTCGACCTGCCGGTGGGCGAGAACAACGCGCTCGTCCGGCTGTCCCAGATCGCGCACGCCACCGAGACCCAGGCCACGACGACCACCCCGGTCGACGCGCGCACCATCGTCACGCTGTCGGGTTTCGCGCCGCCGACGCTGCACGCCATGGGCACCCGGGTCGCGACCAGCTTCCCGGCGCGCCAGTTCAACCTGTTGATCACCAACGTCCCCGGCGCGCAGAAGCAGATGTACGTCGCGGGCACCAAGCTGCTGGACACGTACGCGGTGCCGCCGCTGCTGAACAACCAGGTGCTGGCGCTCGGCATCACGTCGTACAACGGCAGCCTCTACTACGGCATCAACGCCGACCGCGAGGCCATGAGCGACGTCGACGTGTTCCCGAGCCTGTTGCGCGAGGCGCTCGACGAGCTGCGCGAGGTGGCGCGCTGA
- a CDS encoding ferredoxin reductase produces the protein MAKNTIKVSANVVDTVRPKVAGAKERPGWHALRTLVGRITTPLLPDDYLKLVNPLWSARELRGKVVEVRRETEDSATLVIKPGWGFSFDYHPGQYIGIGLLVDGRWRWRSYSLTSSPVESRGDHTITITVKAMPEGFLSTHLVGGVAPGTIVRLAAPQGEFVMPDPAPGKVLFLTAGSGITPVMSMLRTLARRDQITDIVHLHSAPTAADVIFADELAKLAEAHPSYQLRVRATRTEGRLDLSKLDEEVADWRTREAWACGPEAMLHDAEREYAAAGLGVRLHLERFAASRAAVEGTGGSVTFERSGKTVVADAATSLMEAGEQAGVQMPFGCRMGICQSCVVSLLEGHARDLRTGAEREPGSRVQTCVSAAAGDCVLDI, from the coding sequence GTGGCCAAGAACACCATCAAGGTCTCGGCCAATGTGGTCGACACGGTGCGGCCCAAGGTTGCCGGCGCCAAGGAACGGCCGGGGTGGCACGCGCTGCGCACGCTCGTCGGGCGCATCACCACACCGCTGCTGCCGGATGACTACCTCAAGCTGGTCAATCCGCTGTGGTCGGCACGGGAGCTGCGCGGCAAGGTCGTCGAGGTGCGCCGCGAGACCGAGGATTCGGCAACCCTGGTGATCAAGCCGGGCTGGGGCTTCTCGTTCGATTACCACCCGGGGCAGTACATCGGCATCGGCTTGCTGGTGGACGGCCGTTGGCGGTGGCGCTCGTACTCGCTGACCTCGAGCCCGGTGGAATCGCGCGGCGACCACACCATCACCATCACGGTGAAGGCCATGCCCGAGGGCTTCCTGTCGACCCACCTGGTCGGTGGCGTGGCGCCCGGCACCATCGTGCGGCTGGCCGCGCCGCAGGGCGAGTTCGTCATGCCGGATCCCGCGCCGGGCAAGGTGCTGTTCCTGACCGCCGGGTCGGGCATCACCCCGGTGATGTCGATGCTGCGCACCCTCGCGCGCCGGGACCAGATCACCGACATCGTCCACCTGCACTCGGCCCCGACCGCGGCCGACGTCATCTTCGCCGACGAGTTGGCGAAGCTGGCCGAGGCTCACCCGAGCTACCAGTTGCGGGTGCGGGCCACTCGTACCGAGGGACGCCTGGACCTGTCGAAGCTGGACGAGGAAGTCGCCGACTGGCGGACGCGCGAAGCGTGGGCGTGTGGCCCGGAGGCCATGCTCCACGACGCCGAGCGTGAATACGCGGCGGCGGGGCTCGGGGTGCGCCTGCACCTGGAGCGCTTCGCGGCGTCCCGGGCTGCGGTCGAGGGCACCGGTGGTTCGGTGACCTTCGAACGCAGCGGAAAGACCGTCGTCGCCGACGCGGCGACATCGCTGATGGAGGCCGGCGAGCAGGCCGGCGTGCAGATGCCGTTCGGTTGCCGGATGGGTATCTGCCAGTCCTGCGTGGTGAGTTTGCTGGAGGGTCACGCACGCGATCTGCGGACCGGAGCGGAACGGGAACCGGGCAGTCGGGTGCAGACGTGCGTTTCGGCTGCGGCCGGCGACTGTGTGTTGGATATTTAA
- a CDS encoding Rv3235 family protein — MTASTRIDIDLTAPIVDYEPAPIETGAAVRAPNRLQVVADPEPDCATVSAVVSRHEVAPPTAALMFADAALRRVLEVSDRRRPMAQLRPLVTSTLFDAMSSWPHHNRSDGTAALRKVRLRTAREQDGLPTAAEVFATFSRGPRLHAAAGRIEMLGGRWQFVALQLG; from the coding sequence ATGACCGCATCAACCCGCATCGACATCGACCTCACGGCGCCGATCGTCGACTACGAGCCTGCGCCGATCGAGACCGGCGCGGCGGTGCGTGCCCCCAACCGACTGCAGGTGGTGGCCGATCCCGAACCGGACTGCGCGACCGTATCCGCCGTCGTATCTCGGCACGAGGTCGCGCCGCCCACGGCCGCGCTGATGTTCGCCGACGCCGCCCTGCGCCGGGTCCTGGAGGTCAGCGACCGGCGCCGGCCGATGGCGCAGCTGCGTCCGCTGGTCACCTCGACACTGTTCGACGCCATGTCGTCATGGCCCCACCACAACCGGAGCGACGGCACGGCAGCGCTGCGCAAGGTGCGGCTACGCACCGCCCGTGAACAGGACGGGTTGCCCACGGCCGCCGAGGTGTTCGCCACCTTCAGCCGCGGGCCACGTCTGCACGCCGCCGCCGGACGCATCGAAATGCTCGGCGGGCGTTGGCAATTCGTGGCCCTGCAGCTGGGTTGA
- the hpf gene encoding ribosome hibernation-promoting factor, HPF/YfiA family — MTTQSVDSARSTMFADDTEPAPEPHADVVVKGRNVEVPEHFRIYVSEKLARLERFDRTIYLFDVELDHEKNRRQRKNCQHVEITARGRGPVVRGEACADSFYAALEGAVSKLENRLRRSKDRRKIHYGDKTPVGLAEATSIVPPEDLPEVPNQTAAAEVDDHVPGQVVRVKEHPANPMTVDDALYEMELVGHDFFLFHDKESDRPTVVYRRHAYDYGLIRLS, encoded by the coding sequence ATGACAACCCAATCCGTGGATTCTGCCCGCTCGACCATGTTTGCCGACGACACCGAGCCTGCGCCCGAGCCGCACGCCGACGTCGTCGTCAAGGGCCGCAACGTCGAGGTCCCCGAACACTTCCGCATCTACGTTTCCGAGAAGCTCGCTCGATTGGAGCGCTTCGATCGCACCATCTACCTGTTCGACGTCGAACTCGACCACGAGAAGAACCGCCGCCAGCGCAAGAACTGCCAGCATGTCGAGATCACGGCACGCGGTCGCGGTCCGGTGGTGCGCGGCGAAGCGTGTGCCGACAGCTTCTACGCCGCCCTCGAGGGGGCCGTGAGCAAACTCGAGAACCGGCTCAGGCGCAGCAAGGACCGCCGCAAGATCCACTATGGCGACAAGACGCCGGTGGGGCTCGCCGAGGCGACGTCCATCGTCCCGCCCGAGGACCTGCCCGAGGTGCCGAACCAGACCGCAGCCGCCGAGGTCGACGACCACGTGCCCGGTCAGGTGGTCCGCGTCAAGGAGCACCCGGCCAACCCGATGACGGTCGATGATGCGCTCTACGAGATGGAGCTTGTCGGACACGACTTCTTCCTGTTCCACGACAAGGAGAGCGACCGGCCGACGGTGGTCTACCGCAGACATGCCTACGACTACGGATTGATCCGTCTGTCCTGA
- the secA gene encoding preprotein translocase subunit SecA, with translation MLSKLLRIGEGRMVKRLQKVADYVNTLSDDVEKLSDDELRAKTEEFKKRIAGGESLDDLLPEAFAVAREAAWRVLDQRHFDVQVMGGAALHYGNVAEMKTGEGKTLTCVLPAYLNALSGKGVHVVTVNDYLAKRDSEWMGRVHRFLGLEVGVILSQLTPEERRAAYNADITYGTNNEFGFDYLRDNMAHSVDDMVQRGHNFAIVDEVDSILIDEARTPLIISGPADGASNWYTEFARIAPLMEKDVHYEVDIRKRTIGVHEAGVEFVENQLGIDNLYEAANSPLVSYLNNAIKAKELFQRDKDYIVRDGEVVIVDEFTGRVLVGRRYNEGMHQAIEAKEHVEIKAENQTLATITLQNYFRLYDKLSGMTGTAETEAAELHEIYKLGVVQIPTNRTMIRQDQSDLIYKTEEAKYIAVVDDVQERYEKGQPVLIGTTSVERSEYLSKQFTKRRIPHNVLNAKYHEQEASIIAEAGRLKAVTVATNMAGRGTDIVLGGNVDFITDARLRKRGLDPVETPEEYEAAWHEELPKVKQLVEEEAKKVREVGGLYVLGTERHESRRIDNQLRGRSGRQGDPGESRFFLSLSDELMRRFNGATLEALLTRLNLPDDVPIEAKMVTRAIKSAQTQVEGQNFEVRKNVLKYDEVMNQQRKVIYRERKAILEGEDVQDTAHKMLVDVITAYVDGATAEGYAEDWDLAKLWDALKTLYPVGLDYHNLIDSDEVGEPGELTQDELREALIADAEKAYAKREADLEAIAGPGAMRQLERSVLLNVIDRKWREHLYEMDYLKEGIGLRAMAQRDPLVEYQREGFDMFTGMLEGLKEESVGFLFNVQVEAQQAPQVAPVAAPQGLAQFAAEAEQNAAQEQAAPAALRAKGIEDKAPAMTYSGPAEDGSAEVRREGGRHAAGPGSRRERREAARKQKRR, from the coding sequence GTGCTGTCGAAGTTGCTCCGCATCGGTGAAGGCCGCATGGTCAAGCGCCTGCAAAAGGTCGCCGACTATGTCAACACCTTGTCCGATGACGTCGAGAAGCTGTCGGACGACGAGCTGCGCGCCAAGACCGAAGAGTTCAAGAAGCGCATCGCCGGTGGCGAATCGCTCGACGACCTGCTGCCCGAGGCCTTCGCCGTCGCTCGCGAGGCGGCCTGGCGCGTGCTGGACCAGCGCCACTTCGACGTCCAGGTGATGGGCGGCGCCGCGCTGCACTACGGCAACGTCGCCGAGATGAAGACCGGTGAGGGCAAGACCCTGACCTGTGTACTCCCGGCCTACCTCAACGCGCTCTCCGGCAAGGGTGTGCATGTCGTCACCGTCAACGACTACCTGGCCAAGCGCGACAGCGAGTGGATGGGCCGCGTGCACCGCTTCCTCGGCCTGGAGGTCGGGGTGATCCTGTCGCAGCTGACGCCGGAGGAGCGTCGCGCCGCGTACAACGCCGACATCACCTACGGCACCAACAACGAGTTCGGCTTCGACTACCTGCGCGACAACATGGCGCACTCGGTCGACGACATGGTCCAGCGCGGCCACAACTTCGCCATCGTCGACGAGGTCGACTCGATCCTCATCGACGAGGCCCGTACCCCGCTGATCATCTCCGGCCCCGCCGATGGCGCGTCGAACTGGTACACCGAGTTCGCGCGCATCGCGCCGCTCATGGAGAAGGACGTCCACTACGAGGTCGACATCCGCAAGCGCACCATCGGTGTGCACGAAGCCGGCGTGGAGTTCGTCGAGAACCAGCTGGGCATCGACAACCTCTACGAGGCCGCCAACTCGCCGCTGGTCAGCTACCTGAACAACGCCATCAAGGCCAAGGAACTGTTCCAGCGCGACAAGGACTACATCGTCCGCGACGGCGAGGTCGTCATCGTCGACGAGTTCACCGGCCGCGTGCTGGTCGGCCGCCGCTACAACGAGGGCATGCACCAGGCCATCGAGGCCAAGGAGCACGTCGAGATCAAGGCCGAGAACCAGACCCTGGCCACCATCACGCTGCAGAACTACTTCCGGCTCTACGACAAGTTGTCCGGCATGACCGGTACCGCGGAGACCGAGGCCGCCGAGCTGCACGAGATCTACAAGCTCGGCGTGGTGCAGATCCCCACCAACCGGACCATGATCCGCCAGGACCAGTCCGACCTCATCTACAAGACCGAAGAGGCCAAGTACATCGCCGTCGTCGACGACGTGCAGGAGCGCTACGAGAAGGGCCAGCCGGTCCTGATCGGTACCACCAGCGTCGAGCGGTCGGAGTACCTGTCCAAGCAGTTCACCAAGCGCCGCATCCCGCACAACGTGCTCAACGCCAAGTACCACGAGCAGGAGGCGAGCATCATCGCCGAGGCGGGCCGGCTGAAGGCCGTCACGGTCGCCACCAACATGGCCGGTCGTGGTACCGACATCGTGCTGGGCGGCAACGTCGACTTCATTACCGACGCGCGGCTGCGCAAGCGCGGTCTGGACCCGGTCGAGACCCCGGAGGAGTACGAGGCGGCCTGGCACGAGGAGCTGCCGAAGGTCAAGCAGCTGGTCGAGGAGGAGGCCAAGAAGGTCCGCGAGGTCGGTGGCCTCTACGTGCTGGGCACCGAACGCCACGAGTCCCGTCGTATCGACAACCAGCTCCGCGGTCGCTCGGGCCGTCAGGGTGACCCGGGCGAGTCCCGGTTCTTCCTGTCGCTGTCCGACGAGCTGATGCGCCGCTTCAACGGCGCCACCCTCGAGGCGCTGCTGACCCGGCTGAACCTGCCGGACGACGTGCCGATCGAGGCCAAGATGGTGACCCGCGCGATCAAGAGCGCGCAGACCCAGGTCGAAGGGCAGAACTTCGAGGTCCGCAAGAACGTCCTCAAGTACGACGAGGTGATGAACCAGCAGCGCAAGGTCATCTACCGCGAGCGCAAGGCGATCCTCGAGGGTGAGGACGTCCAGGACACGGCGCACAAGATGCTGGTCGACGTCATCACCGCCTACGTCGACGGCGCCACCGCCGAGGGCTACGCCGAGGACTGGGATCTGGCCAAGCTGTGGGACGCGCTCAAGACGCTGTACCCGGTGGGCCTGGACTATCACAACCTGATCGACTCCGACGAGGTCGGCGAGCCGGGCGAGCTGACGCAGGACGAGCTGCGTGAGGCGCTGATCGCCGATGCCGAAAAGGCTTATGCCAAGCGCGAAGCCGACCTGGAGGCCATCGCCGGTCCCGGTGCCATGCGGCAGCTGGAGCGCAGCGTCCTGCTGAACGTCATCGACCGCAAGTGGCGCGAGCACCTCTACGAGATGGACTACCTCAAGGAGGGCATCGGCCTGCGGGCCATGGCGCAGCGCGACCCGCTGGTCGAGTACCAGCGCGAGGGCTTCGACATGTTCACGGGCATGCTCGAAGGCTTGAAGGAGGAGTCGGTCGGCTTCCTGTTCAACGTGCAGGTCGAGGCTCAGCAGGCGCCGCAGGTGGCCCCGGTCGCCGCGCCGCAGGGGCTCGCGCAGTTCGCCGCGGAGGCCGAGCAGAACGCCGCCCAAGAGCAGGCCGCACCGGCCGCGTTGCGCGCCAAGGGAATTGAGGACAAGGCCCCGGCCATGACCTACAGCGGTCCAGCAGAGGACGGGTCCGCGGAGGTGCGTCGCGAGGGTGGCCGGCACGCGGCGGGCCCGGGCTCGCGTCGGGAACGCCGTGAGGCCGCGCGCAAGCAGAAGCGGCGGTAA